The nucleotide sequence TCAAGATACAGACTTCCAAATGGATTCTAGGCATGGAAATAGTATCATGAGTGTTGTTATGCTTCCTTGGTTAGCTCACGGCCACATCTCTCCCTTCCTCGAGCTAGCCAAGAAGCTCAGCGAGAGAAATTTTCATATCTTTTTTTGTTCGACGCCTGTAATTCTCAACTCCGTCAAGCCAAAACTTCCTGAAAGATACAATCATTGCATTGAATTTGTTGAACTACATCTTCCACACGATGTATTTCCAGAACTGGCACCTCACTACCACACCACCAATGGCCTCCCACCCCACCTCATGCCCACCCTAAAAAAGGCTTTGCAAATGGCAAGCCCTTACTTTTCCAACATcctcaaaaccctaaaccctgatTTTCTCATATATGATTTTGTTGTCCCATGGGCACTGTCTCTAGGTTTGGATCAAAATATTCCCACCATCCAATTTTTCATCTTCAGCGCTGTTTCGGTATCATTTCTTTTCCATCGTCTCTTCAAGGGCCCTAGTGTCCGGTTTCCGTTTCCCGCAATCTATCTTCGCGATTACGAGATTAGTAAGTTCAATAGTATGATGCCGCCAGCTTCATCAAATGACAATAGAAAGGATGACAGAGTCCCTCCACTGCAATTCCCTATTACCACTGGTCGCTCTTGTGACCTCATTTTGTTAAAGACATTCAGGGAGATTGAAGGAAAATATGTTGATTACCTCTATGAGTTAATGGACAGCAAGATTCTGCTTCTTGGTCCACTGCTCCACGACCCTACTAAGGATCAAGAAGACAAAGATGAAGAAACAGATCACATCATCAAATGGCTGAACAAACGGGAAACATCTTCGGTTGTGTACATTTCCCTTGGGAGTGAGTACTTTTTATCCAAGGAGGAAATAGAAGAGATAGCTCATGGGTTAGAGCTTAGCAAAGTGAGTTTCATTTGGGTTGTTAGGTTTCCTATGGAAGAGAAAATAACTAGGGCTGAAGAGGTATTGCCAAAAGGGTTTGTAGAGAGGGTGGGAGAGAGGGGAATGATAGTGGAGGGTTGGGCACCACAAACAAAGATATTGCAGAATTCTAGCGTCGGTGGATTTCTGAGCCACTGTGGATGGAGCTCTGTACTGGAGAGCATGAAGTTCGGTGTTCCAATTATAGCCATGCCTATGCATCTTGACCAGCCATATAACGCCAGACTAGTAGAGGAGCTGGGTGTTGGTGTGGAGGTCAAGAAAACaggaagaggaggaggtttGCAACGAGAAGAGGTAGCAAAGGTGATCAAAGATGTGATGGAAAACAATATTGGGGAGGTTGTGAGAAGAAAGGCAATGGAACTCAGAGACAACATCGGAAAAAGAGAGGATCGAGAGATAGAGGGGCTGGTTGATGAGTTGGTGCAACTTCGAATTCGTACAGGGAAAGAATCAATAAATTAAGCGTGCAAATTAGCTTGCAGTAATATCAGGATGGTGTATCTGATACACTCAATAATAATAAATCCTTGTATTGTAATAACTAATAACATTGCTGCTAAATGCAATTCTTTTAAGTCCCGGCATCGAAAAAGAGCCAAGAGCTGGATTCGATTGAAGAGTTGGTTCGACTTTGTACGAGAAGGAATTAATGATGAAGTAGGTATATCAGTTGTAATTTATAGTTGCgagcttcatttttctttttccgttTGATTAAAGCTCTTGATTTTACTGTTGTTATCCTAAAAGATTGTGTTATCCTTCTTGACTCAATAAAACCGCTatcatttctttaaaaaaaattggtatatTTTGTTTCGTAAAATTTCAATAACCATTATTTCACAGAATTTCAACAAAACCGCCGACTACAAACACTAAAACCCTGTAACCTGCTCTCTTTGAGGAGTTTTTTTTTGTACATATAAGCACCTCTATGCACCAGGCACAGCCTcgttgaagatttttttttgtgatatcAAAAGAAGCAATCCAAGTTATAGTAGCTCAACATGAATTTTGCACACATATGAACTGCAACCTTGGACATTATAATATGCCGTGTTATTGTGCGATTTAATCCAAATGTGAAAAATATcattgtatgaaaaaaaaaaaaaaatagaatgttTATAATTTTCACGCACAAAAAAATGGTAGTTTCGTCATCGGTAGGCACGCGTGGCCGGTTTTCATTAATATTTCTCTTGAATGCAAACTTGAACTGTAGGGTGAAATTCACACACATGAGTACcggttttattttaattcatgGAACTTACTGTGCTTATTGACATACAAAGAATGAATAGAAGTGTAGATTTCACATAAAAATCTGTAATCTAATATTTGAAAATCAAGAATTAAGTTTACGAGGCTAGTTAAATCGATTCTCATTATCAAACCCGTGACGAGTAATTTGAATAATTTTCATGACCCAAATACATCGACACTCTAACACTTGTGATATTTTGTGTTAATGGTGCAATGCTATGTGAAGAGAAACTTACGGGTAACATTACACTATTAAGGGTGAAGTGTTGATTTAGTCTTTGAACTATCAtctcagtgaaaattaggttcctgaattatttttttggtaaaataagtacataaattcattaaaaattgctaatttcatccttactattatattcaaagctatattatccaatttttcgtcaactgAAATCACTTGACACATTTTTTAGTGTAATACTATCATTTTCTGGCCTATAAatccttaacatttcatataggttgcgaatctaacgtctaatttacTGTCTAAAGTTAACTTACACTATTTCTTATGGAAAACTACCGATTTACCCTCCAATGTTAACTcgatacactatttctttatgaaaaactacCAATTTATCCTTTAATATGTATTATATGCAAATAATGTGGCTtaaattgacgaaaaattgaatatagtaatttaaaatataatattatgaatgtaattgacagatttttattatttaatgattgatttttctgaaaaaaaaaatttgaaaaacctaattttcaatgaaataataatttagaaactAAATTGACAGTTGAAATTACTATTAGCGTAAATAAACATGCTAAACAAGTGCAACTTATGCCGAGATGGAGCAAATCTACAGGGACAAAAAGTCAAAAAGACCTACCCGTTCTCGTACGCATAAACTGGGTTCGAGCTCTTTCAACACAGCCTGAATGTTATTTGGTGGGCAATCCCACGCGACAGTGATTAGCACAGCGAAATCAGAGAAAATGCATTACTGGGTTCGAGCTTCTTCCTCTGATTTTGTTGGAACTCTACCCCAACCTCGCAGgtcaaattctctctctctctctctctctctctctctcatat is from Pyrus communis chromosome 10, drPyrComm1.1, whole genome shotgun sequence and encodes:
- the LOC137746570 gene encoding beta-D-glucosyl crocetin beta-1,6-glucosyltransferase-like — translated: MVYSQQHRSISILMLPWLAHGHISPFLELAKKLSERNFHIFFCSTPVILNSVKPKLPERYNHCIEFVELHLPHDVFPELAPHYHTTNGLPPHLMPTLKKALQMASPYFSNILKTLNPDFLIYDFVVPWALSLGLDQNIPTIQFFIFSAVSVSFLFHRLFKGPSVRFPFPAIYLRDYEISKFNSMMPPASSNDNRKDDRVPPLQFPITTGRSCDLILLKTFREIEGKYVDYLYELMDSKILLLGPLLHDPTKDQEDKDEETDHIIKWLNKRETSSVVYISLGSEYFLSKEEIEEIAHGLELSKVSFIWVVRFPMEEKITRAEEVLPKGFVERVGERGMIVEGWAPQTKILQNSSVGGFLSHCGWSSVLESMKFGVPIIAMPMHLDQPYNARLVEELGVGVEVKKTGRGGGLQREEVAKVIKDVMENNIGEVVRRKAMELRDNIGKREDREIEGLVDELVQLRIRTGKESIN